In one Sphingobium indicum B90A genomic region, the following are encoded:
- a CDS encoding class I SAM-dependent methyltransferase, protein MTSPDIFDRALRARRRDRMMARFAEHDFLYRMMLDELLDRLGDVQRELKEALVIGCPDGSARTALEAMGKSVVCVDPGFAAARAQGGVQADEDALPFADDSFDLVIACGTLDSVNDLPGALILMRRILRPDGLMLAAFAGAGSLPRLRAALMAGEGDRAGQHVHPQVDVRSAGDLLARAGFTMPVADGDVLTVRYGDMLRLMHDLRGMGAGNVLASRPPALRRDALVGAAEHFAAAADEDGRTAEQMAVLYLSGWKADPSQAQPARRGSATVSLAEALKPKR, encoded by the coding sequence ATGACCAGTCCCGACATCTTCGACCGAGCCTTGCGCGCCAGGCGGCGCGACCGGATGATGGCGCGCTTTGCCGAGCATGACTTCCTCTACCGCATGATGCTGGACGAACTGCTCGACCGGCTGGGCGACGTGCAGCGCGAGTTGAAGGAAGCGCTGGTGATCGGCTGCCCGGACGGCAGCGCCAGGACGGCGCTGGAGGCGATGGGAAAGAGCGTCGTCTGCGTCGATCCCGGCTTTGCGGCGGCCAGGGCGCAGGGCGGCGTGCAGGCCGACGAGGACGCCCTGCCCTTTGCCGATGACAGTTTCGACCTGGTGATCGCCTGCGGCACGCTGGACAGCGTCAACGACCTGCCCGGCGCGCTGATCCTGATGCGGCGGATATTGCGGCCCGACGGGCTGATGCTGGCGGCCTTCGCGGGGGCGGGTTCGCTGCCCCGGCTGCGCGCCGCGCTGATGGCGGGCGAAGGGGACCGGGCCGGGCAGCATGTCCATCCGCAGGTCGACGTGCGCTCGGCGGGCGACCTGCTGGCGCGGGCGGGCTTCACCATGCCGGTCGCGGACGGCGATGTGCTGACGGTGCGCTATGGCGATATGCTGCGGCTGATGCACGACTTGCGGGGCATGGGCGCCGGCAATGTTCTGGCTTCGCGGCCCCCCGCGCTGCGACGCGACGCGCTGGTCGGGGCGGCCGAGCATTTCGCGGCGGCGGCGGACGAGGACGGCCGCACGGCGGAACAGATGGCCGTCCTCTATCTCAGCGGGTGGAAGGCGGACCCCAGCCAGGCGCAGCCCGCGCGGCGGGGCAGCGCGACCGTTTCCCTGGCGGAGGCGCTGAAGCCGAAGCGCTGA
- a CDS encoding ComF family protein, which produces MMSRLLLHKSVPLLKAALRPLADYALPPRCPGCGEIVDADHAFCLACWSGMRFLGEPCCARCGLPFEYDRGDGAECGACLADPPPYDSARAVLAYGDVARAVALRLKYGRRIGLSRLIAKQMARQVPAIGNAVIVPVPLHRWRLWWRGFNQSALIARHLARLTGLRADNHALLRIRRTQPLRGMTPKARARAVRGAFALSPGHELKGCAVLLIDDVHTSGATAAACARALKRGGAASVHLLCWARVLPDGGD; this is translated from the coding sequence ATGATGTCCCGCCTCCTCCTTCACAAGAGCGTTCCGCTGCTCAAGGCCGCGCTTCGCCCGTTGGCCGATTACGCCCTGCCGCCGCGCTGCCCCGGCTGCGGCGAGATCGTGGATGCCGACCATGCCTTCTGCCTGGCCTGCTGGAGCGGGATGCGGTTCCTGGGCGAACCCTGCTGCGCCCGTTGCGGCCTGCCGTTCGAATATGATCGCGGGGACGGCGCGGAATGCGGCGCCTGTCTGGCCGATCCGCCGCCCTATGACAGCGCGCGGGCGGTGCTGGCCTATGGCGATGTCGCCCGCGCCGTGGCGTTGCGGCTGAAATATGGACGGCGCATCGGCCTTTCCCGGCTGATCGCGAAGCAGATGGCGCGGCAGGTGCCGGCCATCGGAAATGCCGTCATCGTGCCGGTGCCCTTGCACCGTTGGCGCTTGTGGTGGCGCGGCTTCAACCAGTCGGCGCTGATCGCCCGCCACCTGGCGCGGCTGACCGGCCTGCGGGCGGACAATCACGCCTTGCTTCGCATCCGCCGGACCCAGCCCCTGCGCGGAATGACCCCGAAGGCGCGGGCGCGGGCTGTCCGCGGCGCATTCGCCCTTAGTCCGGGCCATGAGCTCAAGGGGTGCGCCGTTCTGCTGATCGACGACGTGCACACCAGCGGCGCGACGGCCGCCGCCTGCGCCCGGGCGCTGAAACGCGGCGGCGCGGCGAGCGTTCATCTGCTGTGCTGGGCGCGGGTGCTGCCGGACGGCGGCGATTGA
- the grxC gene encoding glutaredoxin 3 — protein sequence MAKVEIYTKAWCGYCARAKALLNEKGVAFEEYDVTMGGPKRQEMLDRANGGTTVPQIFIDGRHVGGSDDLAALDRQGKLDALLGA from the coding sequence ATGGCGAAGGTCGAAATCTATACCAAGGCCTGGTGCGGCTATTGCGCGCGGGCAAAGGCTCTGCTGAACGAGAAGGGCGTGGCGTTCGAGGAATATGACGTCACCATGGGCGGTCCGAAGCGGCAGGAAATGCTGGACCGCGCCAATGGCGGGACGACCGTGCCGCAAATCTTCATCGACGGCCGCCATGTCGGCGGCAGCGACGACCTGGCGGCGCTCGACCGGCAGGGCAAGCTCGACGCCTTGCTGGGGGCATAG
- a CDS encoding carbon-nitrogen hydrolase family protein — MRAAIFQMTSGIDPAANAAAIADMAARARGEGADMLFTPEMAGYLDRDRQRAAATLRSEADDPVLAALREAAAKQGLWVHLGSTPLKDERSDGRWANRSFMIDDRGEIRARYDKIHLFDVDLATGESWRESSVYGPGEQVVAVDTPWARMGLSVCYDMRFPDLYRALTNAGATVLLMPAAFTVPTGKAHWHILLRARAIEAGCFVIAAAQTGHHADGRDTYGHSLVVDPWGDLVLDMGEQAGLALAEVDLSRIEDVRGRVPALANRRSLPMDVTLS; from the coding sequence ATGCGCGCCGCCATCTTCCAGATGACCAGCGGGATCGATCCCGCCGCCAATGCCGCCGCCATCGCGGACATGGCCGCGCGCGCCAGGGGGGAGGGGGCGGACATGCTCTTTACGCCGGAAATGGCCGGCTATCTGGACCGCGACCGGCAAAGGGCGGCGGCGACCCTGCGGTCGGAGGCGGACGACCCCGTCCTCGCCGCCCTAAGGGAGGCGGCGGCCAAGCAGGGCCTGTGGGTGCATCTCGGCTCCACGCCGCTCAAGGATGAGCGCAGCGACGGTCGGTGGGCCAATCGCAGCTTCATGATCGACGACAGAGGAGAGATTCGCGCCCGTTACGACAAGATCCACCTGTTCGACGTCGATCTGGCGACGGGCGAAAGCTGGCGCGAATCGTCGGTCTACGGGCCTGGCGAACAGGTTGTCGCGGTCGATACGCCCTGGGCGCGCATGGGATTGTCGGTCTGTTACGACATGCGCTTTCCCGATCTCTACCGGGCGCTCACCAATGCCGGCGCGACGGTGTTGCTGATGCCGGCCGCCTTCACCGTGCCGACGGGGAAGGCGCATTGGCACATATTGCTGCGGGCGCGGGCGATAGAGGCGGGCTGCTTCGTCATCGCCGCCGCGCAGACGGGCCATCATGCGGACGGCCGCGACACCTATGGGCACAGCCTGGTCGTCGACCCATGGGGGGACCTGGTGCTCGACATGGGCGAGCAGGCGGGCCTTGCCCTTGCGGAGGTCGACCTGTCGCGCATAGAGGACGTGCGCGGGCGGGTGCCCGCGCTCGCCAACCGGCGATCCCTGCCCATGGATGTGACGCTATCGTGA
- a CDS encoding DUF1178 family protein, translating to MIVFDLKCESQGHVFEAWFGSSADYEDQKARGLIACPLCGDEHVGKAVMAPAVAPKGNSRPEPMPQVASSGDASIVMGAGEEAKMRELVLALAKAQQKALEDSTWVGRDFAEQARAMHYGEQDRASIHGEVALSEARALIAEGVEVAPLPFPVIPPDAKN from the coding sequence GTGATCGTTTTCGACCTCAAATGCGAATCCCAAGGCCATGTGTTCGAGGCGTGGTTCGGTTCCAGCGCCGATTATGAGGACCAGAAGGCGCGGGGGCTGATCGCCTGCCCCCTTTGCGGCGACGAGCATGTCGGCAAGGCGGTGATGGCCCCGGCCGTCGCGCCCAAGGGCAACAGCCGCCCGGAACCCATGCCGCAAGTCGCATCATCGGGCGACGCGTCCATCGTCATGGGCGCGGGCGAGGAAGCGAAGATGCGCGAACTGGTGCTGGCGCTGGCGAAGGCGCAGCAGAAGGCGCTGGAGGATTCGACCTGGGTCGGGCGCGATTTCGCCGAACAGGCCCGCGCCATGCATTATGGCGAGCAGGACCGCGCCAGCATCCATGGCGAGGTCGCGCTCAGCGAGGCGCGGGCCTTGATCGCGGAGGGGGTGGAGGTGGCGCCTCTGCCATTTCCGGTCATTCCCCCTGACGCGAAGAATTGA
- a CDS encoding ArsR/SmtB family transcription factor, producing the protein MEKINALQVLSALSVETRFDAVKLLSVVGSDGLPAGELARRLGVRQNTLSDHLAVLTRSGILSSERQSRSIIYRFNPMVLQSLNAFLTRALAQN; encoded by the coding sequence ATGGAAAAAATCAACGCTTTGCAAGTGCTTTCGGCACTCTCGGTTGAGACGCGCTTTGACGCTGTTAAGCTGCTTTCGGTGGTAGGATCGGACGGGTTGCCAGCGGGCGAATTGGCCCGCCGTCTGGGCGTGAGACAAAATACGCTGAGCGATCATTTGGCCGTTCTCACTAGAAGTGGAATTCTATCGTCAGAACGTCAAAGTCGGTCCATCATCTATAGATTCAATCCGATGGTACTGCAAAGCTTGAACGCATTTCTTACGCGCGCACTGGCACAAAACTGA
- a CDS encoding integrase: MQYQSETFLQPVSGAEAELLNQAAGTCFRAGNRMVRFEKVNEAGTVELRDLKTLKLLQVFDDQAGSKTEITPEWLRAAYAQGLLQPVHEPKNASERQKRNLLLDPELADQKDAKARWRYSLCWRIIESDVLKTDEAYSEWLAKHYGDCPLDQKFPCPSASSVRRWVRRLEGCKRVGALASSAGRPRGHSQLAPEIDALTTEAALRYYEPGAKIVAVQSWLHKKIDELNACRLNTSGKAATFAYPSKETLRKRVHQFRCHETVKAKSGTVAADIMFRGSGEPMRTTRPLELCFMDATTLEQTVVMGDDWALPSNKAKITLLMCSFTHAIVGGSVYVGPNRHETSVNAILDCMLPSFVPEAMLNDFPELANIFGRPAAILPDNEQALIGPSMIPALNEAGITVMLPPRNTPTAKAVLERAFRSIKEKLETVPGTILGPGRHQNSDDDGIASATLNLNQLRVLVSQIIAEHNVSSSKGLGGRSPLQVWMSSANRFATPMFEDINHIRRVLGRTTTALLTRDGIEHDGIRYRDSQKVTGLLESLGRLPRAKERKDGSRVIRVKIRRYDGNLDTIDVYDENTGQYVTLPSTQPEYTHNLTAWDHQYLQREAKNSGKAFKSQNDRLNARAHTLQMIDQLAPKLAFQRRRNMQAFYESSKLQNLTGRALIPFPSDAITSPQGTFESQRMDDGLPPEVIKGPMPGIQTKYRAPARSDDYGRVNSAVRADELDWGSVQIEDMTGDPETGLMSVDDYIDEDDAFRDGDV, encoded by the coding sequence ATGCAATATCAATCGGAAACATTTCTACAACCCGTATCTGGGGCCGAGGCAGAGTTGTTGAACCAGGCGGCGGGCACTTGCTTTCGCGCCGGAAATAGAATGGTGCGCTTTGAGAAGGTGAATGAGGCTGGGACTGTCGAACTCCGCGACCTTAAGACTCTCAAGCTGCTACAGGTGTTTGACGATCAGGCAGGATCAAAAACCGAAATAACGCCTGAATGGCTTCGCGCCGCATATGCGCAGGGGCTGCTCCAGCCAGTTCATGAGCCCAAGAATGCATCCGAGCGCCAGAAGCGAAACCTACTTCTTGATCCCGAACTCGCCGATCAGAAAGACGCTAAGGCTCGGTGGAGGTACTCGCTGTGCTGGCGTATCATCGAAAGCGATGTCTTAAAAACTGACGAGGCATATTCGGAATGGCTCGCGAAGCACTATGGCGATTGCCCTCTCGATCAAAAATTCCCTTGCCCTTCGGCGAGTAGCGTACGGCGCTGGGTCCGCCGATTGGAGGGATGTAAGCGCGTTGGGGCGCTGGCCTCGTCTGCAGGGCGTCCACGCGGGCATTCTCAGCTGGCGCCGGAGATCGATGCTCTGACGACGGAGGCAGCGCTCCGATATTACGAGCCGGGGGCCAAAATCGTCGCGGTCCAGAGCTGGCTGCATAAAAAAATTGACGAGCTCAACGCCTGCCGTTTGAACACATCCGGCAAAGCCGCTACCTTCGCGTATCCTTCCAAAGAGACTTTGCGCAAACGTGTCCATCAATTTAGGTGTCATGAGACGGTAAAGGCGAAATCGGGCACTGTTGCCGCTGATATCATGTTTCGCGGCTCAGGGGAGCCGATGCGAACCACGCGTCCGCTCGAACTTTGTTTCATGGACGCCACGACGCTCGAACAGACCGTCGTAATGGGTGATGATTGGGCGCTTCCCTCCAATAAGGCAAAGATTACATTACTTATGTGTAGCTTTACTCATGCTATAGTGGGTGGATCCGTATATGTGGGTCCGAACAGGCATGAAACGTCAGTGAATGCTATACTAGATTGCATGCTGCCAAGCTTCGTTCCGGAAGCAATGTTGAACGATTTTCCGGAGCTTGCCAATATCTTCGGCAGACCTGCTGCGATACTGCCCGACAATGAACAGGCTCTCATCGGCCCGAGCATGATTCCAGCTCTCAATGAGGCTGGTATCACGGTCATGTTGCCGCCGCGGAATACGCCTACAGCCAAGGCCGTCCTGGAGCGTGCTTTTCGCTCGATTAAGGAAAAGCTGGAAACGGTGCCGGGCACCATTTTGGGCCCTGGGCGCCACCAGAACTCCGATGATGACGGCATAGCGTCTGCTACCCTCAATCTAAACCAGCTGCGTGTACTGGTGTCTCAAATTATTGCGGAGCATAATGTAAGTTCATCGAAAGGCTTGGGGGGACGATCTCCTCTTCAGGTCTGGATGAGTAGCGCCAACCGGTTCGCTACCCCGATGTTCGAAGACATCAATCACATTCGACGCGTGCTTGGGCGAACTACGACTGCTCTTTTGACACGAGACGGGATCGAACATGACGGCATTCGTTACCGTGATTCACAGAAGGTAACCGGATTGCTCGAGAGCCTGGGCCGATTGCCGAGAGCGAAGGAACGGAAGGATGGATCTCGTGTCATTCGAGTCAAAATCCGTCGCTATGACGGGAACCTCGACACCATTGATGTGTATGACGAGAATACGGGACAGTATGTTACTCTCCCGTCTACACAGCCAGAATATACTCACAATCTAACGGCGTGGGATCATCAATACTTACAGCGCGAAGCTAAGAATAGCGGAAAGGCGTTCAAGAGCCAGAACGACCGCTTGAATGCAAGGGCGCATACCCTGCAAATGATAGATCAATTGGCGCCCAAGCTGGCGTTTCAGCGGCGGCGCAACATGCAAGCCTTTTATGAATCGTCAAAGCTCCAGAATTTGACAGGTCGTGCCTTGATCCCGTTTCCTAGCGACGCAATCACTTCACCGCAGGGAACCTTTGAAAGCCAGCGAATGGATGATGGCCTTCCGCCAGAAGTCATAAAAGGGCCGATGCCGGGGATCCAAACGAAATATCGGGCTCCGGCCCGATCTGACGACTACGGCCGTGTCAACTCAGCTGTCCGAGCCGACGAGCTGGATTGGGGTAGTGTGCAGATCGAAGATATGACTGGAGACCCCGAAACCGGCTTGATGAGTGTGGACGACTATATCGATGAGGATGATGCCTTCCGTGATGGGGATGTATGA
- a CDS encoding TniB family NTP-binding protein, whose translation MMSDRPEAEGGYSVRPTTGHLLPQWDDAGTARESFAQKAYGEIYVPYPPQTAIMQRIEALRSSSLGRRGQPLPGLRLSEVSQAGKSATLQRYMFDLHEKSRADGDYNPNRVIYVGLKRRITCKMLYQHILKTLGDPNADRGNLEILSQRMEEFLPRLGVELLIVDEVQHLANNRADSSQVTDELKSFLDAGLVPVVFAGNDESLRFFEENNQLSARLGIPLELSPVSVKSKSQTSAFKTFVAKLDRAVHAACGMRQLSRFDDAGIVKGLYLASGGHIGRVCRIVGAALSFASRRDADCIEVHDLSLAVRGLAVPSKWTQDDPFDKGR comes from the coding sequence ATGATGTCTGACCGACCAGAGGCAGAGGGTGGCTACTCCGTCCGCCCAACCACGGGACATTTGTTGCCTCAATGGGATGATGCTGGCACTGCGCGCGAGAGCTTCGCCCAAAAGGCGTATGGCGAGATCTACGTGCCCTATCCACCCCAGACCGCTATCATGCAACGCATTGAAGCACTCAGAAGCTCATCGCTGGGCCGCCGAGGTCAACCGCTTCCCGGACTCCGCTTGTCGGAAGTCTCCCAAGCCGGAAAAAGCGCGACGCTACAGCGTTACATGTTTGACCTTCATGAGAAATCTCGGGCTGACGGCGACTACAACCCGAACAGAGTCATCTATGTCGGACTGAAGCGACGCATTACATGTAAAATGTTGTACCAACATATCCTAAAAACCTTAGGAGATCCCAATGCGGATCGAGGTAACCTCGAAATTTTGTCACAACGCATGGAAGAATTTCTTCCTCGATTGGGCGTCGAGCTGCTCATCGTGGATGAAGTCCAGCATCTGGCGAATAATCGTGCGGACAGCAGTCAGGTTACGGATGAACTGAAATCCTTTTTGGACGCGGGTCTTGTACCTGTTGTGTTTGCAGGCAACGATGAATCGCTCAGATTCTTTGAGGAAAATAATCAGCTCTCTGCTCGTCTAGGCATACCGCTCGAACTTTCGCCTGTAAGCGTAAAGAGCAAATCTCAGACCTCCGCCTTCAAAACATTCGTGGCGAAGCTTGACCGAGCGGTTCATGCTGCCTGTGGGATGCGTCAGTTGTCGAGATTTGACGATGCCGGCATTGTGAAGGGGCTATACCTTGCTTCTGGGGGCCACATCGGGCGTGTTTGCCGCATTGTTGGTGCAGCACTCAGCTTTGCATCTCGACGCGATGCTGACTGCATCGAGGTCCATGATCTCTCCCTCGCTGTTCGCGGGTTGGCGGTTCCATCTAAATGGACTCAGGATGACCCATTCGACAAAGGCCGCTGA